In the Paraburkholderia acidisoli genome, one interval contains:
- a CDS encoding DUF3088 domain-containing protein — protein sequence MTRDLLLLLEPGFADPAFPGERFICPHGAPIEGLLASAPERVARLDVKRVPFARPRPAVIEVLDEAHQGLPVLVLGDEHPLPEGARTLGGVHYVDDAPRILALLAERHGFPKVH from the coding sequence ATGACACGAGATCTGTTGCTGCTGCTCGAACCCGGTTTCGCCGATCCGGCGTTTCCGGGCGAACGTTTCATCTGTCCGCATGGCGCGCCGATCGAAGGCCTGCTCGCGAGCGCGCCCGAACGCGTCGCGCGGCTCGACGTGAAGCGCGTGCCGTTCGCGCGCCCGCGGCCCGCGGTGATCGAGGTGCTGGACGAGGCGCATCAGGGCTTGCCCGTGCTCGTGCTCGGCGACGAACATCCGTTGCCCGAAGGCGCGCGGACGCTCGGCGGCGTTCACTACGTGGACGACGCGCCGCGCATTCTCGCGCTACTGGCCGAGCGCCACGGGTTTCCGAAAGTGCATTGA